Proteins encoded in a region of the Maniola jurtina chromosome 12, ilManJurt1.1, whole genome shotgun sequence genome:
- the LOC123870036 gene encoding protein ALP1-like, with protein MDEDLVFLLESPILRWEVLNTRDGVHEINKNRELNGEFFNLFEKLRLYPTKFFEYTRMSISTFDYILSKIAPKITKEDTNFRKSISPAEKLFLTLRFLSTGTGFRALAYSFRMGKSTIASIVHETCRVLWTELVPLHMPIPTEQRLKTIAEDFEATWNFPHCIGAIDGKHCEIKKPPKSGSAHWCYKKRNSIVMQAVADAKRKFVAIEVGGRGKQSDGGTFIASTLYKLIEKKKYKIPMPERLSNSDVIAPYVLVGDEAYPLKHYLMRPYPERVLNNERKCFNIRLSTARQTIECAFGILTCKWRILLKPIETNRKNALSIIKAACILHNVIMDFNSDCDLDVQSVLSNPPIYENHHRNLGVNNNNPSRRAKNVRIKFTNYFWEQYQRL; from the exons ATGGACGAGGATTTGGTATTTTTACTAGAGAGTCCGATCTTGAGATGGGAAGTATTGAACACAAGAGATGGTGTacacgaaataaataaaaacagagAATTAAATGgggaattttttaatttgttcgaAAAATTGAGATTGTACCCCACAAAATTCTTCGAGTACACTCGAATGTCAATCTCAACATTTGACTACATCTTGAGTAAAATAGCACCTAAAATCACGAAAGaagatacaaactttcgcaaAAGTATTAGTCCTGCGGAGAAATTGTTTTTAACTCTAAG GTTTTTGTCAACAGGAACAGGGTTTAGAGCATTGGCTTATAGTTTTCGCATGGGAAAAAGCACCATTGCGTCCATCGTTCACGAAACTTGCCGTGTTTTATGGACTGAGTTAGTTCCTCTACATATGCCGATACCAACAGAACAACGTCTGAAAACTATCGCCGAAGATTTTGAAGCCACCTGGAACTTCCCACACTGCATTGGAGCAATTGATGGGAAACATTGCGAAATAAAAAAACCACCAAAATCAGGTTCAGCACATTGGTgctataaaaaaagaaatagcaTCGTCATGCAAGCTGTGGCTGATGCAAAAAGGAAATTTGTTGCAATCGAAGTAGGCGGTCGAGGCAAGCAAAGTGATGGTGGTACTTTTATTGCATCAACACTGTATAAgcttatagaaaaaaaaaaatacaaaattcctATGCCAGAGAGACTTTCAAATTCTGACGTCATTGCACCCTACGTCCTAGTGGGTGATGAAGCATATCcgttaaaacattatttaatgCGTCCTTATCCCGAGAGGGTACTCAATAATGAGAGAAAATGTTTTAACATCAGATTATCTACAGCTAGGCAAACAATCGAATGCGCATTTGGTATTTTAACATGTAAATGGAGAATACTACTGAAACCTATCGAAACTAACAGAAAGAATGCCTTGTCTATAATAAAAGCTGCGTGCATACTGCATAATGTCATCATGGATTTTAACAGTGATTGTGATCTGGATGTCCAAAGTGTGCTATCTAACCCACCAATATATGAAAATCATCACAGAAACCTcggagtaaataataataatccatcaCGAAGAGCCAAAAATGTTCGTATAAAATTCACAAACTATTTCTGGGAACAATATCAAAGATTgtaa
- the LOC123870037 gene encoding uncharacterized protein LOC123870037 encodes MAVNTELFISVIQAKTPIWQSKHPHHSNRTVIRKLWNEIKEQFPGSEEKQLRKKWKNLRDQYRKEKKKFPTPRSGDGGDEIESTWPYFQLMQFINDDITPEVMTGNLNDSDSESLNEQHNTAEVLSPGTSTCSSHTTASKRKKTTSDYRGELIELERKKISLIEQKMASNSDQSEKCDDFHFFMSLLPQMKQFNELQKLRIRNKITQVIIDEAERMQFSHRQSYVDNDNYGGYSSGNYANY; translated from the exons atggCGGTAAACACAGAACTATTTATAAGTGTGATTCAAGCTAAAACACCTATATGGCAAAGTAAGCATCCACACCACAGTAATCGCACAGTAATAAGAAAGTTATGGAACGAAATAAAAGAACAATTTCCTGGAAGTGAAG AAAAACAATTGCGTAAGAAGTGGAAGAATCTGCGTGATCAgtatagaaaagaaaaaaaaaaattccctACACCGCGCTCTGGTGACGGTGGCGACGAAATAGAGAGTACGTGGCCATACTTTCAACTTATGCAATTTATAAACGATGACATTACCCCAGAAGTCATGACGGGAAATCTAAATGACAGTGATTCAGAATCCCTCAACGAGCAACATAACACCGCTGAAGTATTGAGTCCGGGTACTTCAACCTGCAGTAGTCACACAACCGCATCAAAACGTAAGAAAACTACATCCGATTATAGGGGTGAGCTTATAgaattagaaagaaaaaaaatttcattaattGAACAGAAAATGGCGTCAAATAGTGACCAATCGGAGAAATGTGacgattttcatttttttatgagTCTCCTGCCACAAATGAAACAATTTAATGAATTACAAAAGTTACGCATTCGAAATAAAATTACCCAAGTCATAATAGACGAAGCAGAAAGGATGCAGTTTTCCCATCGTCAAAGTTACGTGGACAATGATAATTATGGAGGATACTCTTCTGGCAACTAcgctaattattaa